The Brassica oleracea var. oleracea cultivar TO1000 chromosome C6, BOL, whole genome shotgun sequence genome includes a region encoding these proteins:
- the LOC106296982 gene encoding probable carboxylesterase 5: METEIVSEFLPFGRIYKDGRVERLTGTEIIPPSLDATNDVVSKDVVYSTGHNLSVRLFLPHKSTDNKLPLLIYIHGGAWIIESPFSPLYHNYVAELVKSANCLAVSIQYRRAPEHPIPAAYEDSWSAIQWVFSHADGSGPEEWINERADFGRVFIGGDSAGANMSHHMAMRAGREKLDPRIKGVAIVHPAFWGTDPVDEHDVQDAETRSGIAEVWEKIASPNSVNGTDDPLFNVVGSDSDFSGLGCEKVLVAVAGKDVFVRQGLGYATKLKKSGWGGDVEVVVEEEEGHVFHLQNPNSESALRFLDRFVEFITDGSNGDDL, translated from the coding sequence ATGGAAACTGAAATCGTCTCAGAGTTCCTTCCTTTCGGTCGTATTTACAAAGACGGTCGCGTGGAGCGTCTCACCGGCACCGAAATCATCCCTCCTTCACTAGACGCAACAAACGACGTCGTCTCAAAGGACGTCGTATACTCCACGGGACATAACCTCTCCGTCCGCCTCTTCCTCCCTCACAAATCCACCGACAACAAGCTCCCTCTGCTAATCTACATCCACGGCGGCGCTTGGATCATCGAGTCACCTTTCTCCCCCCTCTACCACAACTACGTCGCGGAACTCGTCAAGTCCGCAAACTGCCTCGCCGTCTCGATCCAGTACCGCCGCGCGCCGGAGCACCCGATCCCGGCGGCGTACGAGGATTCTTGGTCGGCGATTCAGTGGGTCTTCTCCCACGCCGATGGATCCGGTCCCGAAGAGTGGATCAACGAGCGCGCGGATTTCGGGAGAGTTTTCATCGGCGGAGACAGCGCCGGAGCCAACATGTCTCACCACATGGCGATGAGAGCGGGTAGGGAGAAGCTTGATCCGAGGATCAAAGGTGTTGCGATTGTCCATCCAGCTTTCTGGGGGACGGATCCTGTCGACGAGCACGACGTGCAAGACGCTGAGACGAGAAGCGGGATCGCTGAGGTTTGGGAGAAGATCGCTAGTCCGAACAGCGTGAACGGGACGGATGATCCGTTGTTTAACGTGGTTGGATCCGACTCGGATTTTTCCGGGTTGGGATGTGAGAAGGTTTTGGTTGCGGTGGCGGGGAAAGATGTGTTTGTGCGACAAGGTTTGGGTTACGCGACGAAGCTGAAGAAGAGTGGGTGGGGAGGAGATGTGGAGGTGGTTGTGGAGGAGGAGGAAGGACATGTGTTCCATCTGCAGAACCCTAACTCTGAGAGTGCTTTGAGATTCTTGGATAGGTTTGTCGAGTTTATAACCGACGGTTCAAATGGTGATGATTTGTGA
- the LOC106298544 gene encoding probable carboxylesterase 4 — MLRRITSSSSLSSPPLFFRLFRHSPRSNFSLSSSRTAVSVSNRHHLHRLTAPYTTLRSICSHSSSDLLSEHPPFVRIYKDGRVERLSGTETVPASLTPQNGVVSKDVVYSQKHSLSARLFLPHKARELADGSKLPLLIYIHGGAWIVESPFSPIYHSFLTEVVKAANCLAVSVQYRRAPEHPIPAAYEDSWSAIQWVFSHSDGSGPVDWINEYADFNRVILAGDSAGANMSHHMAMRTGEEKLDPRIKGVAIVHPAFWGTDPVDEHDVQDVETRRGIAEVWEKIASPNSVNGTDDPLFNVVGSDSDLSGLGCEKVLVAVARKDVFGRQGLGYAAKLKKSGWKGDVEVIEEGDEDHCFHLLNPDSENAPKFLKKFVDFITS; from the coding sequence ATGCTCCGAAGAATCACCTCTTCCTCCTCGCTCTCTTCGCCCCCTCTCTTCTTCCGCTTATTTCGCCACTCTCCTCGCTCTAACTTTTCGCTGTCATCTTCACGGACAGCCGTCAGCGTCTCCAACCGCCACCACCTACACCGGCTAACCGCTCCTTACACTACTCTTCGTAGTATTTGTTCACACTCTTCGTCTGATCTCCTCTCCGAGCATCCTCCGTTCGTCAGGATCTACAAAGACGGTCGCGTCGAGCGTCTTTCCGGCACCGAAACCGTCCCAGCGTCTCTAACTCCACAAAACGGTGTCGTCTCGAAGGACGTCGTGTACTCGCAAAAGCATAGCCTCTCCGCTCGACTCTTTCTTCCTCATAAAGCAAGAGAACTCGCCGACGGTAGCAAACTCCCGTTACTTATCTACATCCACGGCGGAGCATGGATCGTCGAGTCCCCTTTTTCTCCCATTTACCACAGTTTCCTGACGGAGGTTGTGAAAGCCGCGAATTGCTTGGCGGTGTCGGTTCAGTACCGCCGTGCGCCGGAGCATCCGATCCCGGCGGCGTATGAGGATTCATGGTCCGCGATTCAGTGGGTCTTCTCACATTCAGATGGGTCTGGTCCTGTGGATTGGATCAACGAATATGCAGATTTCAACAGAGTTATCCTCGCCGGAGATAGCGCCGGAGCCAATATGTCGCATCACATGGCCATGAGAACTGGCGAGGAGAAGCTTGATCCGAGAATCAAAGGTGTTGCGATTGTTCATCCAGCTTTCTGGGGTACTGATCCTGTCGACGAGCACGATGTGCAAGACGTGGAGACGAGAAGAGGAATTGCTGAGGTTTGGGAGAAGATCGCGAGTCCGAATAGCGTGAATGGAACCGACGATCCGCTGTTTAATGTAGTTGGATCCGACTCGGATCTTTCCGGGTTGGGATGTGAGAAGGTTTTGGTTGCGGTGGCCAGGAAAGATGTGTTTGGGCGACAAGGGTTGGGTTACGCGGCGAAGCTGAAGAAGAGTGGGTGGAAAGGAGATGTGGAGGTGATAGAGGAGGGAGATGAAGATCACTGCTTTCATCTCTTAAACCCTGATTCTGAAAATGCTCCCAAATTCTTGAAGAAGTTTGTCGACTTTATCACCAGTTGA
- the LOC106299576 gene encoding probable carboxylesterase 3, with amino-acid sequence MEPHRTSDHFPSIRIHKDGRVERLSGNVVIPASLDPQNDVVIKDVVYSPEHNLSVRLFLPHKSTKLAAGEKLPLLIYFHGGAYIMESPFSPVYHNYLAEVVKTSNCLAVSVQYRRAPEHPIPAAYDDSWSAIQWIFSHSDGVGEEVWINELADFGRVFVAGDSAGANISHHMAIRAGKEKLNPRIKGVAMVHPGFWSKDPVDEKDVQDERIRSQVAEVWELASPNSVDGVDDPWLNVVGSGSDISGLGCERVLVAVAGKDVFGRQGLGYAAKLEKSGWRGELEVVEEEEEGHCFHIHNANSENALKLMKTFVDFISSTVEE; translated from the coding sequence ATGGAACCTCATCGTACCTCAGATCATTTTCCATCCATCAGAATACACAAAGACGGCCGCGTCGAGCGACTTAGCGGCAACGTCGTCATCCCAGCCTCACTAGACCCCCAAAACGACGTCGTGATAAAAGACGTCGTGTACTCACCGGAGCATAACCTCTCCGTACGTCTCTTTCTCCCTCATAAATCGACAAAACTCGCCGCCGGTGAAAAACTACCGCTACTTATCTACTTCCACGGCGGAGCTTACATCATGGAGTCCCCTTTCTCCCCTGTTTACCATAACTACCTCGCAGAGGTCGTCAAAACCTCTAACTGCCTCGCCGTATCGGTTCAATACCGTCGCGCACCGGAGCATCCGATACCGGCGGCGTATGATGATTCTTGGTCGGCGATTCAGTGGATATTTTCTCATTCAGATGGAGTTGGTGAAGAGGTTTGGATCAATGAACTCGCTGACTTTGGCAGAGTCTTTGTCGCCGGAGATAGCGCCGGAGCTAACATATCTCATCACATGGCGATCAGAGCAGGCAAAGAGAAGCTCAACCCTAGAATCAAAGGAGTTGCTATGGTGCATCCAGGTTTTTGGAGTAAAGATCCGGTCGACGAGAAAGACGTGCAAGATGAAAGAATCAGAAGCCAAGTGGCAGAAGTTTGGGAGCTAGCGAGTCCGAATAGTGTAGATGGCGTGGATGATCCGTGGTTGAACGTTGTCGGATCCGGGTCGGATATATCCGGATTGGGCTGTGAGAGGGTTTTGGTTGCAGTTGCTGGAAAAGATGTGTTTGGACGGCAAGGGTTGGGTTATGCGGCGAAGCTGGAGAAGAGTGGGTGGAGAGGAGAGTTGGAAGTGGTGGAGGAAGAAGAGGAAGGACATTGCTTCCATATCCATAACGCTAACTCTGAAAATGCTTTGAAGTTGATGAAGACATTTGTGGACTTCATATCATCCACTGTTGAAGAGTAG
- the LOC106296221 gene encoding presequence protease 2, chloroplastic/mitochondrial, translating into MLLRSLTRFSSNASTSLFFRRFPRSYFSRSSPATGRNIRRLSAAGTGSELFLRRGLRLLPAAASGCLSGQFSRAVSTQTAPSYPGQDEAEKLGFEKSREEFISECKSKAVLFRHKKTGCEVMSVSNDDENKVFGVVFRTPPKDSTGIPHILEHSVLCGSRKYPLKEPFVELLKGSLYTFLNAFTYPDRTCYPVASTNTKDFYNLVDVYLDAVFFPKCVDDVDTFQQEGWHYELNHPSEDISYKGVVFNEMKGVYSQPDNILGRITQQALCPENTYGVDSGGDPKDIPKLTFDKFKEFHRQYYHPSNARIWFYGDDDPVHRLKVLSEYLDMFDASPARDSSKVEPQKLFSGPRRIVEKYPAGGDGDLKKKHMVCLNWLLSEKPLDLQTQLALGFLDHLMLGTPASPLRKILLESGLGEALVNSGVEDELLQPQFSVGLKGVSDDKVQKVEELIMSTLRKLADEGFDTDAVEASMNTIEFSMRENNTGSSPRGLSLMLQSIGKWIYDMDPFEPLKYEEPLKTLKARIAEEGSKAVFSPLIEKFILNNPHCVTIEMQPDPEKASQEEVEEKNILQKVKASMTDEELAELARATEELRLKQETPDSPEALKCVPSLNLSDIPKKPTYVPTEVGDVNGVKVLRHDLFTNDILYTEVVFDMGALRHELLPLVPLFCQSLLEMGTQDMSFVQLNQLIGRKTGGITVYPFTSSVWGSDVPCSKIIVRGKSMVGRAEDLFNLMNCVLQEVRFTDKQRFKQFISQSRARMENRLRGSGQGIAAARMDAMLNAAGWMSEQMNGLSYIEFLHTLEQKVDQDWEGISSSLEEIRTSLLSKNGCIVNMTADGKSLTSTEKFVGKFLDSLPEKPSGGQVTWDARVPLRNEAIVIPTQVNYVGKAANIYSSGYKLDGSSYVISKHIGNTWLWDRVRVSGGAYGGFCDFDSHSGVFSFLSYRDPNLLKTLDIYDGTGDFLRGLDVDEDTLTKAVIGTIGDVDSYQLPDAKGYSSLLRHLLNVTDEERQIRREEILSTSLKDFKEFAEAVDSVRDKGVAVAVASQEDIDAANKERSDFFEVKKAL; encoded by the exons ATGCTCCTCCGATCGTTAACTCGTTTCTCCTCCAATGCTTCCACCTCTCTCTTCTTCCGCCGTTTCCCTCGCTCCTACTTCTCTCGCTCATCGCCAGCGACAGGCCGCAACATTCGCCGGCTATCAGCTGCTGGAACGGGAAGCGAGCTCTTTCTACGCCGTGGCTTAAGGCTGCTCCCCGCCGCCGCGAGTGGCTGTCTCAGTGGGCAGTTCTCTCGCGCCGTCTCTACACAAACCGCACCTTCTTATCCCG GTCAGGATGAGGCTGAGAAGCTTGGATTTGAGAAATCTCGGGAAGAGTTCATCTCAGAGTGCAAATCTAAGGCTGTTCTCTTCAGACACAAGAAAACCGGTTGCGAGGTCATGTCTGTTTCTAACGATGATGAGAACAAAGTCTTTGGCGTCGTTTTCAGGACTCCTCC GAAGGATTCCACTGGCATTCCTCACATACTGGAACATAGCGTATTATGCGGTTCAAGAAAGTACCCTCTTAAAGAGCCTTTTGTGGAATTATTGAAGGGGAGCTTGTATACTTTCCTAAATGCATTCACATATCCTGATAGGACTTGCTACCCTGTTGCTTCCACAAACACAAAG GATTTCTACAATCTCGTCGATGTATACTTGGACGCTGTGTTCTTCCCCAAGTGCGTGGACGACGTGGACACCTTTCAGCAGGAGGGTTGGCACTATGAGCTTAACCATCCTTCTGAAGACATTTCTTACAAAG GGGTTGTTTTTAATGAGATGAAAGGTGTCTATTCACAGCCTGATAATATACTAGGGCGGATTACTCAACAG GCATTATGCCCAGAAAATACATACGGTGTTGACAGTGGAGGTGATCCAAAAGACATCCCGAAGCTTACATTTGATAAATTTAAG GAGTTCCACCGTCAGTATTATCACCCAAGCAATGCCAGAATATGGTTCTACGGAGATGATGATCCAGTTCACCGCCTCAAAGTCCTGAGTG AATACTTGGACATGTTTGATGCAAGCCCAGCTCGAGATAGCTCAAAGGTTGAACCACAGAAGCTATTCTCTGGGCCTCGCAGAATCGTCGAAAAATACCCTGCTGGTGGAGATGGTGACCTTAAAAAGAAGCACATGGTGTGCCTCAACTGGCTACTCTCTGAGAAGCCACTGGACTTGCAAACTCAGCTCGCGCTTGGGTTCTTAGATCACCTAATGCTTGGCACTCCTGCTTCGCCATTGAGAAAAATCTTGTTGGAGAGCGGTTTAGGAGAAGCTCTTGTCAACAGTGGGGTGGAAGACGAACTTCTCCAGCCCCAGTTCAGTGTTGGTTTGAAAGGTGTTTCCGATGATAAGGTCCAAAAGGTTGAAGAGCTGATCATGAGTACTCTGAGAAAATTGGCAGATGAGGGGTTTGACACTGATGCTGTTGAGGCCTCCATGAACACCATTGAGTTTTCTATGAGAGAAAACAATACAGGATCATCCCCTCGTGGTTTATCACTTATGCTCCAATCAATT GGGAAATGGATATACGACATGGATCCTTTTGAGCCATTAAAGTATGAGGAACCATTGAAGACCTTGAAAGCTAGAATAGCTGAGGAAGGATCCAAGGCTGTCTTTTCCCCGCTGATAGAGAAGTTCATTTTGAACAACCCTCACTGTGTTACCATCGAGATGCAGCCTGATCCAGAAAAGGCTTCTCAAGAGGAAGTGGAGGAGAAAAATATTCTGCAAAAAGTTAAAGCAAGTATGACAGACGAGGAGCTTGCAGAACTAGCGCGTGCCACAGAGGAGTTGAGATTGAAGCAAGAGACTCCTGACTCTCCCGAAGCACTGAAATGCGTTCCAAGTTTAAATTTGAGTGACATTCCAAAGAAACCTACATATGTTCCCACTGAG GTTGGAGATGTTAATGGCGTGAAGGTCTTGCGTCATGATCTGTTTACAAATGATATACTATACACTGAAGTAGTCTTTGATATGGGCGCACTGAGGCATGAGCTTCTTCCGCTAGTACCCCTCTTCTG TCAATCTTTACTGGAGATGGGCACGCAAGATATGAGTTTTGTACAGCTTAATCAGTTGATTGGAAGGAAAACTGGAGGGATAACAGTTTATCCCTTTACATCCTCTGTGTGGGGCAGTGATGTTCCATGTAGCAAAATTATTGTCCGTGGAAAATCCATGGTTGGACGGGCTGAAGACCTTTTTAACCTG ATGAACTGTGTGCTGCAAGAGGTTCGATTTACAGATAAACAGCGGTTTAAACAATTCATCTCCCAGAGTAGAGCACGGATGGAG AACCGATTGAGGGGAAGTGGTCAAGGAATCGCTGCTGCGAGGATGGATGCAATGTTGAACGCTGCTGGATGGATGTCTGAACAGATGAATGGTCTCAG TTACATTGAGTTTCTACACACTCTGGAACAGAAGGTGGATCAAGACTGGGAAGGGATCTCATCCTCACTTGAAGAAATCAGAACATCTCTCCTTTCTAAAAACGGCTGCATAGTTAATATGACTGCTGATGGGAAGTCCCTCACAAGCACGGAGAAATTTGTTGGGAAGTTCCTTGATTCACTCCCTGAAAAGCCTTCTGGTGGACAAGTTACTTGGGATGCACGGGTTCCTTTGAGAAATGAAGCTATTGTAATACCAACTCAG GTGAACTATGTGGGGAAAGCAGCTAATATATACAGCAGTGGCTACAAGCTTGATGGGAGTTCATATGTTATATCAAAGCATATTGGTAACACATGGTTATGGGACCGTGTTCGTGTAAGTGGTGGTGCATATGGAGGTTTCTGTGATTTTGATTCACATTCAG GAGTGTTTTCGTTCCTGTCTTACCGTGATCCCAACTTACTGAAGACACTAGACATATATGATGGAACTGGAGACTTCTTACGTGGCCTTGACGTCGATGAAGACACCCTTACTAAAGCAGTTATTGGGACAATTGGGGACGTTGATTCGTACCAGCTCCCTGATGCCAAAGGTTATAGCAG TTTGTTGAGGCATTTGCTTAATGTAACTGACGAAGAGAGGCAAATAAGGCGTGAAGAGATATTATCAACAAG TTTGAAGGACTTCAAGGAATTTGCAGAGGCGGTAGACTCTGTTAGAGATAAAGGTGTTGCAGTGGCCGTGGCATCACAAGAAGACATTGATGCAGCAAACAAAGAACGCTCAGATTTTTTCGAAGTGAAGAAAGCTCTATGA